Proteins encoded together in one Planctopirus ephydatiae window:
- a CDS encoding STAS domain-containing protein codes for MQITPQPHGDLLELKLSGRLDAEWADLLKSAIQDALRRGSHALLLDFTEVHYVSSAGLSVLVNAHQKYQEIRGFFGIGGLTGPVEEVVRLTGLSKLLLCDPETVRKSHAGAMATVHLPVGIKSTSAADYEVYDLETLGPVEWECLGNPDDFNSRPIVPNPANSWEMSAHDFAIGLGAFSQGSTTAGSSPQAGELLAAAGVVAIQTAGGAARPDYQILQGGYSPRPQLLYGLRCSGEPRWLLRFDQDDREEFLPLYRLAESALETAGSEAALILVLAETSGLVGATLRQSPTAPVMGSSRFEHPGVRDWLAWTPQREHGESLVVAVGVVASVSRLANDSPLKPFLRPLANESDLWGHFHAAIFPFRPFKKRLLDWGQFIPGLFESGTLQGVMHLVNDDRPIIGAGDSEFIRGACWVGPLAAERGISR; via the coding sequence ATGCAGATAACTCCACAACCACACGGCGATCTTCTGGAACTGAAGTTGAGCGGGCGGCTCGATGCCGAGTGGGCCGACCTGTTGAAAAGTGCGATTCAGGATGCGTTGCGTCGTGGTTCGCATGCTTTGCTGCTCGATTTTACCGAAGTCCATTATGTGAGTTCGGCGGGACTTTCCGTGCTGGTGAATGCCCATCAGAAGTATCAGGAAATTCGAGGTTTCTTCGGTATTGGCGGTCTCACAGGCCCGGTCGAAGAAGTGGTACGACTCACAGGGCTGTCGAAGCTTTTGTTATGTGATCCCGAAACTGTGCGAAAGTCGCATGCGGGGGCTATGGCGACAGTCCATCTTCCCGTGGGAATCAAGTCGACCTCTGCGGCTGATTACGAAGTGTACGACCTCGAGACATTGGGGCCAGTCGAATGGGAATGTCTCGGGAACCCTGATGATTTCAACAGCCGGCCCATCGTGCCGAACCCGGCGAATTCCTGGGAGATGTCGGCTCACGATTTTGCGATTGGTCTGGGGGCATTTTCGCAAGGTTCAACGACAGCAGGATCAAGCCCGCAAGCTGGTGAACTCCTGGCTGCGGCGGGTGTGGTGGCAATTCAGACGGCAGGTGGGGCTGCACGGCCTGATTACCAGATCCTGCAGGGCGGGTATTCGCCCAGGCCTCAATTGCTGTACGGACTTCGATGCTCTGGCGAGCCGCGGTGGCTCTTGCGATTTGATCAGGATGATCGAGAGGAGTTCCTGCCACTTTATCGGCTGGCTGAAAGTGCCTTGGAGACAGCCGGGAGTGAGGCGGCTTTGATATTGGTTCTGGCTGAAACCAGTGGCCTGGTGGGTGCCACATTACGGCAATCGCCAACGGCACCTGTTATGGGAAGTTCTCGCTTTGAACATCCGGGGGTTCGCGACTGGCTGGCATGGACACCACAGCGCGAGCATGGGGAATCGCTGGTGGTGGCGGTGGGTGTGGTGGCGAGCGTCAGTCGATTGGCTAATGACTCGCCACTGAAGCCATTCCTTAGACCATTAGCAAATGAGAGCGATCTGTGGGGGCATTTTCATGCGGCCATTTTCCCATTCAGACCATTTAAGAAGCGATTACTGGATTGGGGGCAATTTATTCCGGGATTGTTTGAGAGTGGGACTTTGCAAGGGGTGATGCATCTGGTGAATGATGACCGTCCGATTATCGGGGCTGGCGACAGCGAGTTTATTCGCGGTGCCTGCTGGGTAGGTCCTCTGGCTGCAGAGAGGGGGATCTCGCGATGA
- a CDS encoding ABC transporter permease encodes MSLLIGALTMGLMLSLLAMGVLISFRILAFRDLTVDGSITLGGAVAGMLIAQGYSPILSTFAAMLCGALAGSITGILATRLKINGLLSGILVMTALYSVNLRVMGKSNIPLMNETTLFSMVQGWAKSEDRWTFLIWQAPLQDVFVLLQLCVMIPLVALIVWAYFQTEHGLSMRATGDNPDMIRALGVNVDWMTVAGLGLSNGLVALSGALLVQYLGFADVQMGIGMVVLGFASVIIGESLVRSRSLGLLLIGAIMGSLLFRLLVAIALRWGLNPNDLKLVTALFVLAALVLPMVLARISRPGKTQTLEVAPDA; translated from the coding sequence ATGAGCCTGTTGATTGGTGCATTGACGATGGGGCTGATGCTTTCCCTTCTGGCGATGGGAGTGTTGATCAGTTTCCGTATTCTGGCGTTTCGGGATCTCACGGTCGATGGTTCGATCACACTGGGTGGGGCTGTGGCGGGGATGCTGATTGCTCAGGGGTATTCCCCGATCCTTTCGACATTCGCCGCAATGCTCTGCGGAGCGCTGGCAGGGAGTATCACGGGTATCCTGGCCACCCGGCTCAAGATCAATGGGTTGTTATCGGGAATTCTGGTGATGACCGCATTGTATTCGGTCAACCTGCGTGTGATGGGCAAAAGCAACATTCCGCTCATGAATGAGACGACTCTCTTCTCGATGGTTCAAGGCTGGGCGAAGAGCGAAGATCGCTGGACGTTTCTGATCTGGCAGGCACCGCTGCAGGATGTCTTCGTGCTGCTCCAGTTATGCGTCATGATTCCACTTGTCGCCTTGATTGTGTGGGCCTACTTTCAGACAGAGCATGGCCTGAGCATGCGGGCCACAGGCGATAACCCGGACATGATTCGTGCTCTGGGAGTGAATGTGGACTGGATGACGGTGGCGGGTCTGGGACTCTCGAATGGATTAGTCGCACTTTCGGGAGCACTGCTGGTGCAGTATCTGGGCTTTGCCGATGTGCAGATGGGGATTGGCATGGTCGTGCTGGGGTTTGCGAGTGTGATCATTGGCGAATCGCTGGTTCGTAGCAGAAGTCTGGGTTTACTGCTGATCGGAGCGATCATGGGGTCATTGCTGTTCCGACTGCTGGTAGCGATTGCTCTGAGATGGGGATTGAATCCCAATGATCTTAAGCTGGTAACGGCTTTGTTTGTTCTGGCCGCTCTCGTGTTACCCATGGTGCTGGCCCGCATTTCCCGACCTGGCAAGACTCAAACTTTGGAGGTCGCTCCGGATGCTTAA
- a CDS encoding ABC transporter ATP-binding protein: MLKLVDLKKTFHPGTPNEVRALQGVSLTIEEGSFVVVIGTNGSGKSTLLNAVAGTFLVDQGKIELAGQDVTGWPEHRRAKFIGRVFQNPYMGSAPHLSIAENLALSARRGDFRGLNWALKRRQLEELQQRVREMGLGMENRLTNLIGSLSGGQRQSLTLLMASLKRPDLLLLDEHTAALDPKSADQVIQLTENLVRKQKLTTLMVTHSMQQAATLGDRLIMMVRGQIRYDFQGAAKKRLTPEAILSKFEEVRRMDLLDESAAELLSQRYV, encoded by the coding sequence ATGCTTAAGCTGGTCGATCTGAAGAAGACATTTCATCCGGGAACTCCGAATGAAGTCCGTGCTCTGCAGGGGGTGAGCCTCACGATTGAAGAAGGTTCATTCGTGGTGGTGATTGGCACGAATGGTTCGGGGAAATCGACATTACTCAACGCGGTCGCAGGGACGTTTCTTGTTGATCAGGGAAAGATTGAACTGGCGGGTCAGGATGTAACGGGCTGGCCGGAACATCGCCGGGCGAAGTTCATCGGCCGGGTGTTTCAGAATCCTTATATGGGGTCGGCACCGCATCTTTCGATTGCCGAAAACCTGGCTTTGTCGGCACGTCGTGGTGATTTTCGTGGCTTGAACTGGGCATTGAAGCGGCGGCAACTTGAGGAACTCCAGCAGCGAGTGCGGGAGATGGGCCTGGGAATGGAGAACCGCTTAACGAACCTGATTGGCAGTCTTTCGGGAGGGCAGAGACAATCGTTGACTTTGCTGATGGCGAGCTTGAAGCGTCCTGATCTGTTGCTGCTCGATGAACATACGGCTGCGCTGGATCCCAAGTCGGCTGATCAGGTGATTCAACTGACGGAGAATCTCGTCCGCAAACAGAAGCTGACCACTTTGATGGTGACACACTCCATGCAACAGGCGGCCACTCTGGGCGATCGGTTGATCATGATGGTGCGTGGGCAGATTCGCTACGACTTTCAAGGGGCTGCCAAAAAGCGACTGACGCCCGAGGCGATCTTGAGCAAGTTTGAGGAAGTTCGCCGGATGGATCTGCTTGATGAATCGGCTGCCGAGCTTCTGAGCCAGAGATATGTGTAG
- a CDS encoding polysaccharide pyruvyl transferase family protein, translating into MQRRDFLKDLAALGTACTLARPDRNLAAGAWAAPAKKSRPKILLRSSWQTVNIGDIAHTPGVLHLLEQHYPEAEVGLWPSSVKDGVHELLMARFPQLKIVQSRDEITAALTDYDFLLHGSGPSIVGAKEIDRWVNETQKPYGIFGVTLGTFDEATLKRVNNARFTYFRDPVSLDRARANGATCPIMDFGPDGAFAVDLANQPAADAFLTARELTPGEFICCIPRLRYTPYWLIKNQPFDEKKHARNESMAEHDHAPLRDAITQVVRQTRAKVLLCPEDRSQMKVGKELIFDKLPEDVRPRVVWRENYWLTDEALSVYRQSLGLFGLEMHSPIMCIGNRIPALVGRFEEQTSKGMMWNAIGLQDWLFDFDQPAQLARLSETVVSLVKDPQAAQEKAAQARKLVAAKQQVMVEKLKTIVAAST; encoded by the coding sequence ATGCAACGACGAGATTTTCTCAAAGACCTTGCCGCTCTTGGCACAGCCTGCACTCTGGCTCGACCCGATCGAAACCTGGCGGCTGGAGCCTGGGCAGCACCAGCAAAAAAGTCTCGCCCGAAAATCCTGTTGCGATCTTCCTGGCAGACGGTGAACATCGGCGACATTGCCCACACCCCCGGCGTTCTGCATCTCCTTGAACAGCATTACCCCGAAGCCGAAGTCGGCTTATGGCCCAGCAGTGTCAAAGATGGTGTCCACGAGCTCCTCATGGCTCGCTTCCCCCAACTCAAGATCGTGCAGTCACGCGATGAAATCACCGCCGCACTCACCGATTACGATTTTCTGCTGCATGGCTCCGGGCCATCCATCGTCGGTGCGAAAGAAATCGACCGGTGGGTCAACGAAACTCAAAAGCCTTATGGCATCTTTGGCGTCACTTTAGGAACCTTCGACGAAGCTACGCTCAAACGGGTGAACAATGCCAGGTTCACATATTTTCGCGATCCCGTTTCTCTCGATCGAGCCCGTGCGAATGGTGCCACTTGTCCCATCATGGATTTCGGGCCCGATGGAGCCTTTGCCGTCGATCTGGCCAACCAGCCAGCCGCCGACGCATTTCTAACCGCCCGAGAACTCACTCCCGGCGAGTTCATCTGCTGTATCCCCAGGCTTCGATATACCCCTTACTGGCTGATCAAGAATCAGCCCTTCGATGAGAAAAAACATGCCCGCAACGAAAGCATGGCCGAGCATGATCACGCCCCGCTGCGTGACGCCATCACTCAGGTTGTGCGTCAAACGAGGGCAAAGGTTCTCCTTTGCCCCGAAGATCGCTCACAAATGAAGGTCGGCAAAGAATTGATCTTCGACAAACTTCCCGAAGATGTCCGCCCACGTGTCGTCTGGCGTGAGAACTACTGGCTCACCGATGAAGCGCTGAGTGTCTATCGGCAATCGCTGGGCTTATTCGGTCTCGAAATGCACTCGCCGATTATGTGTATTGGCAATCGGATTCCCGCTCTCGTGGGCCGGTTTGAAGAACAGACCAGTAAAGGGATGATGTGGAATGCCATTGGTCTGCAGGACTGGCTCTTCGACTTCGATCAACCCGCTCAACTCGCCCGGCTTTCCGAAACCGTCGTCTCTCTGGTCAAAGATCCACAAGCTGCACAGGAAAAAGCGGCTCAAGCCCGGAAACTGGTCGCCGCGAAACAACAAGTGATGGTTGAAAAACTGAAAACCATCGTCGCTGCATCAACCTGA
- a CDS encoding YhgN family NAAT transporter, producing MNLLSATILLFLIMDPMGNVPLFLSVLKHVPPERRLPIVIRELCLALGVLLLMLFFGRYLLIALDLRQESISMAGGIVLFLIGIKMIFPPRDGIFGSSISGEPFIVPLAIPSVAGPSMLAALLLLVNREPDRMGTWLIALLIAWGTSAAILCASTWLYRFLGENILTALERLMGMILVAISVQMFMDGVRTSIAPPVEHSASSSIRMDADRP from the coding sequence ATGAACCTGCTTTCAGCAACCATTCTCCTGTTTCTCATTATGGATCCCATGGGGAATGTCCCTTTATTTCTCTCGGTCCTCAAGCATGTTCCTCCCGAGCGACGCTTGCCCATAGTGATCCGTGAACTTTGCCTGGCACTGGGAGTCTTACTCCTCATGCTCTTCTTTGGCCGCTATCTGCTGATTGCACTCGATTTGCGACAGGAGTCCATCAGCATGGCGGGAGGCATTGTGCTGTTCCTCATCGGGATCAAAATGATCTTCCCGCCACGCGACGGCATTTTTGGTTCTTCGATTTCTGGCGAACCATTCATTGTTCCATTGGCCATCCCGAGCGTGGCCGGGCCGTCGATGCTGGCTGCCTTGCTGCTTCTGGTCAATCGCGAACCCGACCGAATGGGGACGTGGCTGATCGCACTGCTGATCGCGTGGGGCACATCCGCAGCCATCCTTTGTGCTTCGACCTGGCTCTACCGTTTCCTCGGTGAAAACATACTGACAGCTCTCGAACGACTCATGGGGATGATTCTTGTCGCCATCTCCGTCCAGATGTTCATGGATGGCGTGCGAACTTCCATCGCACCACCTGTCGAACATTCCGCTTCAAGCTCCATCCGTATGGATGCCGACCGCCCGTGA
- a CDS encoding ABC transporter ATP-binding protein — MEITQRSSSIPMSALTPDSAASADHETPPIDVAKVAATKGNAASRPLIEVRDLSLRFSTGSEILAAVNLGVNEDEFVALLGPSGCGKSTLLRVMAGLIHSTGGEVTIDGLDPASARKNRHPLAFVFQDPTLLPWRTVWDNIRLPLELQGVPYAEQMKAVEASLPLIGLTTADATKRPRSLSGGMRMRVSLARALVTNPHILFMDEPFAALDDVLRQQLNEEVLTLSRQKQWTCVFVTHNVAEAAFMADRVLVMRSKPGSIARVIDVPFSHPRTAALRESAEFAQFAGQVSRELREVMSW; from the coding sequence ATGGAGATCACTCAAAGAAGTTCCAGCATCCCGATGTCGGCACTCACGCCAGATTCTGCAGCATCTGCCGACCATGAGACGCCACCGATCGATGTGGCGAAAGTTGCTGCGACGAAAGGTAATGCAGCTTCTCGGCCACTGATTGAAGTGCGGGACTTGAGTCTCCGATTCTCCACAGGGAGTGAGATTCTTGCTGCCGTGAATCTGGGGGTGAATGAGGACGAATTTGTCGCACTTCTGGGGCCTTCGGGCTGTGGGAAATCGACGCTCTTGCGTGTGATGGCGGGACTGATCCACAGCACGGGTGGAGAGGTGACGATCGATGGTCTGGATCCTGCCAGTGCCCGCAAAAACAGGCATCCCCTCGCCTTTGTGTTCCAAGATCCGACGCTCCTGCCCTGGAGAACTGTGTGGGATAACATCCGGTTGCCACTGGAACTGCAAGGGGTGCCTTACGCCGAGCAGATGAAAGCCGTTGAGGCGAGTCTGCCGCTGATCGGTCTGACGACAGCAGATGCAACCAAGCGGCCGCGCAGTTTATCGGGTGGTATGCGCATGCGGGTTTCGCTGGCCCGGGCATTGGTGACGAATCCGCACATTCTGTTTATGGATGAGCCTTTTGCCGCTCTGGATGATGTGCTGCGGCAGCAACTGAATGAAGAAGTGCTGACTCTGAGTCGGCAGAAGCAGTGGACCTGTGTGTTTGTGACACATAATGTGGCCGAGGCAGCCTTTATGGCTGACCGAGTGCTGGTGATGCGGTCGAAGCCAGGTTCAATTGCTCGCGTGATCGATGTGCCATTTTCTCATCCACGAACTGCCGCATTGCGGGAATCGGCTGAGTTCGCGCAGTTCGCAGGTCAGGTGAGTCGGGAACTGCGGGAGGTCATGTCATGGTGA
- a CDS encoding ABC transporter permease produces MVTGPATAVSTTASQWGSYFLRTIVPPLVLFVIVLMAWDGAVRFWGIKPYILPGPWRVLSAILSSREELTKAFLLTGGSAVAGFSLSVMVGTLVGCLFSQSTIIRSSGYPYAIFLQTVPIIAVAPLIILWFGRGFGGVVAVAFVISLFPMIANATAGMVQIDPDLFDLFKLNDASRWQILFKLRLPNSVPSLCTGARTSSGLAVVGAIVGEFYAGYGSKHFGLGYIIRLTTDQAKTDALFAAVMVSTLLGILIFGVVSLISLTVLARWAPPEVGERA; encoded by the coding sequence ATGGTGACTGGGCCGGCCACCGCTGTTTCCACAACGGCATCGCAATGGGGATCGTACTTTTTGCGGACGATCGTGCCTCCGCTTGTACTCTTTGTAATTGTGCTGATGGCGTGGGATGGGGCTGTCCGCTTCTGGGGAATCAAGCCTTACATTCTGCCGGGGCCCTGGCGCGTGCTGAGTGCGATCCTTTCGAGCCGGGAAGAGTTGACGAAAGCCTTCCTGCTGACCGGTGGGTCGGCTGTGGCGGGGTTTTCGCTGAGTGTGATGGTGGGGACGCTGGTGGGCTGCCTGTTCTCGCAATCGACGATTATTCGGAGCAGTGGCTACCCTTATGCGATCTTTCTACAGACAGTTCCCATTATTGCTGTCGCTCCACTGATCATTTTGTGGTTTGGACGAGGTTTTGGAGGAGTGGTAGCGGTGGCGTTTGTCATCAGCCTGTTTCCGATGATCGCCAATGCGACTGCGGGAATGGTGCAGATTGATCCTGATCTGTTTGATCTTTTCAAGCTGAATGATGCCTCGAGATGGCAGATTTTGTTCAAGCTGCGGTTGCCGAACAGTGTGCCCTCGTTATGTACCGGAGCGCGGACTTCGAGTGGGCTGGCTGTAGTGGGAGCGATTGTCGGCGAATTTTACGCGGGGTATGGCTCGAAACATTTTGGTTTGGGGTACATTATCCGATTGACGACTGATCAGGCGAAGACCGATGCCTTGTTTGCGGCAGTCATGGTTTCGACACTATTGGGAATACTTATCTTCGGAGTAGTGAGTTTGATCAGTCTGACGGTTCTGGCTCGCTGGGCACCGCCCGAAGTGGGGGAAAGGGCCTGA
- a CDS encoding ABC transporter substrate-binding protein: MMSSRLVLGWMLCCAMLLAGCPMNPANQAGEGAVKTTDGKTLTPVEITLNWFPEAEHGGFYAALVNGYFEEEGLAVTIKPGGPDIPVVQYVAAGQTQFGVDNADKLLLVRAQEADAVAVLAPLQDSPRCIMVQAESGIKTFDDLAAKPKFTLAMNPGQPFAMYLQKKLDLSKVTVVPYGGSLVPFLTEKDFGTQAYNFSEPFNARKQNANPVNLMVSDLGFNPYTSLLITSRELIEKNPELVQKVVRASLKGWRKYLDDPHGTNTYINSLNKEMGMDILDFGVETLKPLCEPARLPAGQLGKMDPAEWTKLSQQLVEMGALEANQAAPEKAYSTQFFEAATNPEK, translated from the coding sequence ATGATGTCTTCGCGGCTGGTGCTGGGGTGGATGCTGTGTTGTGCTATGTTGCTGGCGGGTTGCCCAATGAATCCTGCGAATCAGGCAGGAGAAGGGGCTGTCAAAACAACTGACGGCAAGACGTTGACACCCGTAGAAATTACTTTGAACTGGTTTCCTGAAGCTGAGCATGGTGGTTTTTATGCGGCTTTAGTAAATGGCTATTTTGAAGAGGAAGGGCTCGCTGTCACGATCAAGCCGGGCGGGCCAGATATTCCAGTGGTGCAGTATGTGGCGGCTGGTCAGACGCAGTTTGGTGTGGATAATGCTGATAAGCTGCTGCTGGTAAGAGCTCAGGAAGCGGATGCTGTGGCGGTACTGGCTCCGCTGCAGGATAGCCCGCGCTGCATCATGGTGCAGGCAGAATCGGGGATTAAGACGTTCGATGATCTGGCCGCTAAGCCGAAGTTCACGCTGGCGATGAATCCTGGTCAGCCGTTTGCGATGTATCTGCAGAAGAAGCTGGATCTTTCAAAGGTGACCGTTGTGCCTTATGGAGGCAGTCTGGTGCCATTTCTGACGGAGAAGGATTTTGGCACACAGGCGTATAACTTCAGTGAGCCCTTCAATGCCAGAAAGCAGAATGCCAATCCAGTGAATCTAATGGTGTCGGATCTAGGCTTTAATCCTTATACCAGCCTGTTGATTACCAGCCGCGAGTTGATTGAGAAGAATCCGGAGCTGGTCCAAAAGGTAGTGCGGGCTTCACTCAAGGGATGGCGAAAGTATCTGGATGATCCTCATGGGACGAATACGTACATCAATTCGCTGAATAAAGAAATGGGCATGGATATTCTCGACTTTGGTGTCGAGACTTTAAAGCCGCTGTGTGAGCCAGCCCGTTTGCCAGCCGGCCAGTTGGGAAAGATGGATCCTGCCGAATGGACGAAGCTCTCGCAGCAACTGGTGGAGATGGGAGCACTCGAAGCAAACCAGGCGGCTCCTGAGAAGGCGTATTCGACGCAGTTTTTTGAAGCGGCGACCAATCCTGAGAAATAG
- a CDS encoding 3-keto-disaccharide hydrolase produces the protein MRNQWIGSTTNSSNPIFPHFPLLNFLPHHMAAWVFIATLTSPGCQPMAPLPSGKATNVEATTTADAVSTSTASNPSSTAPDVGLTDQSAPASEMKPSPTTPANDQSPSLGASATSPAPAASSTTPAEPTTPPAVPDLVGDDATSKQEPVPEEALLNETNCDEKPAPPVNVKAPQLTALFDGKTLKNWKSTEFGGEGEVSVADGKLMLGVGSPLTGVTWHGPKLPTSNYEIQIEAMRVDGSDFFCGLTFPVKEDPCSLIIGGWGGGLVGLSSIDGMDASENQTGTHRSFENNKWYAIKLRVTDDNIVVWIDGEQVIEQPLKDVKLSIRIEVAPSKPLGICSFTSTAAIRKLELKELDKPQPATTP, from the coding sequence ATGCGTAACCAGTGGATCGGTTCAACAACCAACAGTTCGAATCCGATATTCCCGCATTTCCCTTTGTTAAATTTTCTCCCGCACCACATGGCAGCCTGGGTGTTTATCGCCACTCTCACATCGCCAGGCTGCCAGCCCATGGCCCCCTTGCCCTCAGGGAAGGCGACCAACGTGGAAGCAACGACGACAGCGGATGCCGTCTCCACTTCGACAGCATCCAATCCGTCCTCCACAGCTCCTGATGTCGGATTAACAGACCAATCCGCACCGGCCAGCGAGATGAAGCCTTCACCCACAACTCCGGCCAACGACCAGTCGCCATCACTGGGCGCATCCGCAACTTCTCCCGCTCCCGCAGCTTCTTCGACGACTCCCGCAGAACCGACCACACCTCCCGCGGTCCCCGATCTCGTAGGTGACGATGCCACTTCCAAGCAGGAACCAGTTCCCGAAGAGGCTCTGCTCAACGAAACCAATTGCGATGAAAAGCCCGCACCGCCAGTCAACGTAAAGGCTCCTCAGTTAACCGCTCTCTTCGATGGAAAAACTCTCAAAAACTGGAAGTCCACAGAGTTCGGTGGCGAAGGAGAAGTCTCCGTCGCTGATGGAAAACTGATGCTGGGTGTCGGCTCACCACTCACTGGCGTCACCTGGCATGGCCCCAAACTCCCCACCTCAAACTACGAAATTCAGATCGAAGCCATGCGAGTCGACGGCAGCGACTTCTTCTGCGGCCTTACGTTCCCCGTCAAAGAAGATCCCTGCAGCCTGATCATCGGTGGCTGGGGCGGCGGCCTCGTCGGCCTCTCCAGCATCGACGGCATGGATGCTTCCGAGAACCAGACCGGCACTCACCGCTCGTTCGAGAACAATAAATGGTACGCGATCAAGCTGCGTGTCACCGATGACAACATCGTCGTCTGGATCGATGGCGAACAGGTCATTGAGCAGCCTCTCAAAGATGTCAAACTTTCCATTCGCATCGAGGTCGCACCTTCCAAACCCCTCGGCATCTGCTCATTTACATCCACAGCCGCCATTCGCAAACTCGAACTCAAAGAACTCGATAAACCACAGCCCGCCACAACTCCTTAA
- a CDS encoding sensor domain-containing diguanylate cyclase codes for MIPVERIWNSAQLPTLPAVAVRLLEIVRDPESEIRDVVETIKLDPAISAKLVKAANASYFGVRSEVKAMDRAVSILGTTVATSLALSFSLTDESLQTGPKAEYYRNFWVHSVVQAATAELIGQKLEPAQRGEYFLTGLLLELGRLAMLKTIPNEYIPVLEEAKLPGTSLPELEEAKLGFTHVQIAQQMMTLWKLPEGIIHAAAFHHAPLDKVLELRTDPNTRLLGAMAFSAAAADYFCSANKGLALHSLREISTHCLGMTEDDLVIFLSSIEERCHQAAELFNVSISHLQSSSDLMIQANEQLVQLALREHVASTQASIRQHVAEQEKRELETRNRELQQQALHDPLTGVHNRKFFDEVLLREVHRCVRAAQPLAVIFIDVDHFKNVNDNFGHQFGDQVLKRVAQIFSETVRVADTLARFGGEEFVVLVSQPSEKGVERLAERIRENVEKEAFRFGSTPVKITVSVGAAIAIPRRGETGIGDRLIAVADECLYEAKRNGRNRTILRHVMDERDRQLQQLITQTRFSRWLVQQRLLDVPSISRVLLDCQTPHVQCGELAVRMGYLDIAELHSILKHQEVTGDRFCAVAVRLGLMTATETVFVLATQQEDPRTVMGALVRTGLLSPDAASGALEDYTRMIAPPAKHRVMAFA; via the coding sequence ATGATTCCCGTTGAACGTATCTGGAATTCTGCTCAACTCCCGACACTCCCCGCTGTCGCTGTTCGATTGCTTGAAATCGTGCGTGATCCCGAGTCGGAAATTCGAGATGTCGTGGAAACCATCAAACTCGATCCCGCCATCAGTGCCAAACTGGTGAAAGCTGCCAACGCCAGCTATTTCGGTGTGCGCAGCGAAGTCAAAGCCATGGATCGCGCGGTTTCCATCCTGGGAACAACCGTCGCCACCTCTTTAGCACTCAGCTTCTCACTCACAGATGAATCTCTCCAGACCGGCCCCAAAGCCGAGTATTACCGCAACTTCTGGGTTCACTCCGTCGTTCAGGCAGCCACCGCCGAACTGATTGGCCAAAAGCTTGAACCCGCACAGCGAGGGGAATACTTCCTCACAGGCCTGCTGCTCGAACTCGGCCGGCTCGCCATGCTCAAAACCATTCCCAACGAATACATCCCTGTTCTCGAAGAAGCCAAACTCCCTGGCACTTCATTGCCAGAGCTGGAAGAAGCAAAGCTGGGTTTCACCCACGTCCAGATCGCCCAGCAGATGATGACTCTCTGGAAGTTGCCCGAAGGAATCATCCATGCGGCAGCTTTTCATCACGCTCCACTGGATAAAGTGCTCGAACTACGCACCGACCCCAACACTCGCCTGCTGGGAGCCATGGCCTTCAGTGCTGCCGCCGCCGATTACTTTTGCTCAGCCAACAAAGGTCTCGCACTTCACAGCCTGCGGGAAATCTCGACCCATTGCCTGGGCATGACGGAAGACGATCTGGTGATTTTCCTCAGCAGCATTGAAGAACGCTGTCACCAGGCTGCAGAATTGTTTAATGTCAGTATTTCTCACCTGCAGAGTTCTTCCGACCTGATGATTCAGGCCAACGAACAACTCGTTCAACTCGCTTTGCGGGAACATGTAGCCAGCACTCAGGCTTCCATCCGGCAACATGTCGCCGAGCAGGAAAAGCGGGAACTCGAAACCCGCAATCGCGAATTGCAGCAGCAGGCGCTGCACGATCCACTGACAGGCGTCCATAACCGAAAATTCTTTGATGAAGTTCTCCTCAGAGAAGTCCATCGCTGTGTGCGAGCTGCCCAGCCGCTGGCTGTCATCTTTATTGATGTCGATCATTTCAAAAACGTAAACGATAATTTCGGTCACCAGTTTGGCGACCAGGTTCTCAAACGCGTGGCCCAGATCTTTTCAGAGACCGTTCGCGTAGCCGACACACTCGCCCGCTTTGGCGGTGAAGAGTTTGTCGTGCTGGTCAGCCAGCCTTCCGAGAAAGGTGTCGAACGACTGGCCGAGCGTATTCGCGAGAACGTCGAAAAAGAGGCGTTCCGCTTCGGCTCCACACCTGTCAAAATCACAGTCAGTGTGGGTGCTGCCATTGCCATTCCTCGTCGAGGCGAAACCGGTATTGGTGACCGCCTGATTGCCGTTGCCGATGAATGTCTCTACGAAGCCAAACGCAATGGACGCAATCGCACGATTCTTCGTCACGTCATGGATGAACGCGACCGCCAGCTCCAGCAACTCATCACGCAGACGCGTTTCAGCCGCTGGCTTGTCCAGCAGAGATTGCTCGATGTCCCGTCGATCTCTCGTGTCCTGCTCGATTGCCAGACTCCACACGTCCAGTGCGGCGAACTCGCCGTGCGGATGGGCTATCTCGACATTGCCGAACTGCACAGTATTCTCAAACATCAGGAAGTTACGGGCGATCGGTTCTGTGCTGTCGCCGTAAGACTCGGCTTGATGACCGCGACAGAAACCGTCTTCGTACTGGCGACGCAGCAGGAAGATCCACGAACTGTCATGGGTGCCCTGGTTCGCACAGGCCTCCTGTCACCGGACGCCGCGTCTGGTGCTCTGGAAGACTACACACGCATGATCGCCCCACCCGCCAAACACCGAGTGATGGCCTTCGCCTGA